In Ferribacterium limneticum, a genomic segment contains:
- a CDS encoding RNase H family protein, with amino-acid sequence MSKRRKKKIARVIHPSVSPLPLRLAPLYAGHLQVFSDASQKRHGGLAAILFATPDSDAVVRSRTVPIIGSNELELQATLFALEQARDLFPGQQFALFSDNQDAVLRLNRCKTEGLEQDPELRQMLGEQELVVTLANASICWIKGHGSCRGNILADQHAAEAAR; translated from the coding sequence ATGTCGAAAAGACGAAAAAAGAAAATTGCCCGAGTCATCCACCCGTCGGTGAGCCCGCTGCCCTTACGACTCGCCCCGCTCTACGCCGGACACCTGCAGGTCTTCAGCGACGCCAGCCAGAAACGGCACGGCGGACTCGCCGCCATCCTCTTTGCCACGCCGGACAGCGACGCGGTCGTCAGGTCGCGCACCGTGCCCATCATCGGCAGCAACGAACTCGAACTGCAGGCAACGCTTTTTGCACTGGAACAGGCCCGAGACCTGTTCCCCGGCCAACAGTTCGCGTTGTTTTCGGATAATCAGGACGCAGTGCTTCGGCTCAACCGCTGCAAGACCGAAGGTCTGGAGCAGGACCCCGAGTTGCGGCAGATGCTCGGCGAGCAGGAACTAGTCGTCACCCTGGCCAATGCGTCCATTTGCTGGATCAAGGGACACGGCAGTTGCCGGGGCAACATCCTGGCCGATCAGCACGCGGCGGAGGCCGCGCGCTAG
- a CDS encoding ATP-dependent DNA helicase yields the protein MSSLPEIFSPEGPLARAISGYRIREQQLDMAERIAAAIKGCSVFIAEAGTGTGKTFAYLVPALQSNGKVIVSTGTKTLQDQLFNKDLPMVRDALKAPVKIALLKGRANYVCPYHLQHAIADGRFLTREDAADARRISVFAKTTQSGDKAECIEVSENSPVWSHATSTRDNCLGQECPDYKECFVMLARREAMAADLVVVNHHLFFADVMLRDEGMAELLPACNTVIFDEAHQLPEVATLFFGDSISTAQVLDLARDVRAEALTNARDCLALPETSKKVEKAAKDLRLAVGVDSGRFSYGQLEEKPDFEAALKALEAEVVAFAALLETQAERAEGLEKCWQRATELVQHLAQWQNPTPGYVRWAEAFTHSLQLNATPLNVAEIFRKQMGGHPRAWIFTSATLAVQGKFHHYCAELGLGEPDSACWHSPFDYDKQAILYAPLGMPDPNDWNYTDAVVDAAWPAVKAANGGAFFLCTSLRAMRRTHELLKAKLEDENIDMPLLVQGEGSKNDLLQRFRHHGNSILVGSQSFWEGVDVRGEALSLVVIDKIPFAPPDDPVLSARIEQMKKEGRNAFMEYQLPRAVINVKQGAGRLIRDENDKGVLMMCDPRLISKPYGRRVWQSLPPMKRTRELQVVLDFFANR from the coding sequence TTGTCTTCCCTCCCGGAAATATTCTCTCCCGAAGGCCCGCTCGCCCGGGCCATCAGCGGTTATCGCATCCGCGAACAGCAGCTTGACATGGCCGAGCGCATCGCCGCCGCCATCAAGGGCTGTTCGGTCTTCATCGCCGAGGCCGGCACCGGCACGGGCAAGACTTTCGCCTACCTCGTCCCGGCCTTGCAGTCGAACGGCAAGGTAATCGTCTCCACCGGCACCAAAACACTGCAGGATCAGCTCTTCAACAAGGACCTGCCGATGGTCCGCGACGCGCTCAAGGCACCGGTGAAGATCGCGCTGCTCAAGGGCCGGGCCAACTACGTTTGTCCTTATCACCTGCAACACGCCATCGCCGACGGCCGTTTCCTGACCCGCGAGGACGCCGCCGATGCCCGTCGCATCTCGGTTTTCGCCAAGACCACGCAGAGCGGCGACAAGGCTGAATGCATCGAGGTTTCCGAGAATTCGCCAGTGTGGAGCCACGCCACCTCGACGCGCGACAACTGCCTTGGCCAGGAATGCCCGGACTACAAGGAATGCTTCGTCATGCTCGCCCGGCGCGAGGCGATGGCGGCCGATCTGGTCGTCGTTAATCACCACCTGTTCTTCGCCGACGTCATGCTTCGCGACGAAGGCATGGCCGAACTGCTCCCCGCCTGCAACACGGTCATCTTCGACGAAGCCCACCAGCTGCCGGAAGTAGCGACGCTCTTCTTCGGCGACAGCATTTCGACGGCGCAGGTCCTCGATCTGGCCCGCGACGTCCGCGCCGAAGCGCTGACCAACGCCCGCGACTGCCTGGCTCTGCCGGAAACCAGCAAGAAGGTCGAAAAGGCCGCCAAGGACTTGCGGCTGGCCGTCGGCGTCGACAGCGGCCGCTTCTCCTACGGTCAACTGGAAGAAAAGCCTGATTTTGAAGCCGCCCTCAAGGCGCTAGAGGCCGAAGTGGTGGCCTTCGCCGCCTTGCTCGAAACCCAGGCCGAACGCGCCGAGGGCCTCGAGAAATGCTGGCAGCGCGCCACCGAACTCGTCCAGCACCTCGCCCAGTGGCAGAACCCGACGCCCGGCTACGTCCGCTGGGCCGAAGCCTTCACCCATTCGCTGCAGCTCAACGCGACACCGCTCAATGTCGCCGAAATTTTCCGCAAGCAGATGGGCGGCCATCCGCGGGCGTGGATCTTCACCTCGGCCACCTTGGCCGTGCAGGGCAAGTTCCACCACTACTGCGCCGAACTCGGCCTCGGCGAGCCGGATTCCGCCTGCTGGCACAGCCCCTTCGACTACGACAAGCAGGCCATCCTCTACGCGCCGCTCGGCATGCCCGACCCGAACGACTGGAACTACACCGATGCCGTCGTCGACGCTGCCTGGCCGGCCGTCAAGGCGGCCAACGGCGGCGCCTTCTTCCTGTGCACCAGCTTGCGTGCCATGCGCCGCACGCACGAACTGCTCAAGGCCAAGCTCGAAGACGAAAACATCGACATGCCGCTGCTCGTCCAGGGCGAGGGCAGCAAGAACGATCTGCTGCAACGCTTCCGCCACCACGGCAATTCCATCCTGGTCGGCAGCCAGAGCTTCTGGGAAGGCGTCGACGTGCGCGGCGAGGCGCTGTCGCTCGTCGTCATCGACAAGATTCCCTTCGCGCCGCCCGACGACCCCGTGCTCTCGGCGCGCATCGAGCAGATGAAAAAGGAAGGCCGCAACGCCTTCATGGAATACCAGCTGCCGCGCGCTGTCATCAACGTCAAGCAGGGCGCCGGCCGGCTGATCCGCGACGAGAACGACAAAGGCGTGCTCATGATGTGCGATCCACGACTCATATCAAAGCCCTACGGCCGCCGCGTCTGGCAAAGTCTGCCGCCCATGAAACGAACCCGCGAACTGCAGGTCGTCCTCGATTTCTTCGCCAACCGGTAA
- a CDS encoding LysR family transcriptional regulator: MSRWEGLDEFVAVAECGNFSRAAERLRLSSSHVSRQVALLEERLQARLLYRTTRRVSLTEAGQTFLARCQRLIEERDEAFLTISDLHSAPTGLLRMTAAVAYGERFIVPLVNEFMAGYPALKVEIELTNRTLDMVHEGFDLAIRLGRLSESSLVATRLAPRAMYLCAAPAYLEKYGRPHTLSELGQHNCLIGTGDTWSFQQNGHEHQFRPSGNWRCNSGQAVLDAALRGFGLCQLPDYYVLEPLRRGELVSLLDANQPPNTAVWAVYPQRRYSLPKVRLLVDALKAGLALCPEYRGQADDQRA; this comes from the coding sequence ATGAGTCGCTGGGAAGGGCTGGATGAATTTGTCGCCGTCGCCGAGTGCGGCAACTTCTCGCGTGCCGCCGAGCGCCTGCGCCTGTCGTCGTCGCATGTCAGCCGGCAGGTGGCATTGCTCGAAGAACGCCTGCAAGCCCGGCTGCTCTACCGGACGACGCGCCGCGTTTCGCTGACCGAAGCCGGCCAGACTTTCCTCGCCCGTTGCCAGCGCCTGATTGAAGAGCGCGACGAAGCCTTCCTGACTATCAGCGACCTGCACAGCGCGCCGACCGGCCTGCTGCGCATGACGGCCGCCGTCGCCTACGGCGAGCGTTTCATCGTGCCGCTGGTCAATGAGTTCATGGCAGGCTACCCGGCGCTCAAGGTTGAAATCGAACTGACCAACCGCACCCTCGACATGGTGCACGAGGGCTTCGATCTGGCCATCCGCCTCGGCCGGCTCAGCGAATCGAGCCTGGTCGCCACCCGGCTCGCACCGCGCGCCATGTACCTGTGCGCCGCGCCGGCCTACCTGGAAAAATATGGCCGGCCGCATACGCTGTCCGAACTCGGCCAGCACAACTGCCTGATCGGCACCGGCGACACCTGGAGCTTTCAGCAAAATGGGCACGAGCACCAGTTCCGGCCCAGTGGCAACTGGCGCTGCAACAGCGGTCAGGCCGTGCTCGATGCCGCGCTGCGCGGTTTTGGCTTGTGCCAACTGCCCGATTATTACGTCCTCGAACCCTTGCGCCGGGGCGAGCTGGTTTCCCTGCTCGACGCCAATCAGCCGCCGAATACCGCTGTCTGGGCCGTTTATCCGCAACGGCGCTACTCGCTGCCCAAGGTGCGTCTGCTGGTCGATGCGCTGAAGGCGGGGTTGGCGCTGTGCCCGGAATATCGGGGGCAGGCTGACGATCAGCGGGCCTGA
- the fghA gene encoding S-formylglutathione hydrolase, giving the protein MTLENLSCQKSAGGWTKRYRHRSTTLGCNMTFSIYLPPQIESGEKLPVLYWLSGLSCTDETFMQKAGAQRIAAELGMVIVAPDTSPRGDDVPGDPDGGWDFGHGAGFYLNATQAPWAQHYRMHDYVVHELPALIEASFPVSDKRGISGHSMGGHGALVCALRNPGRYQSLSAFAPICNPMIVPWGEKAFSRYLGEDRSQWREWDASQLIATAAEKLPILIDQGDRDQFLSVQLKPEVLQVAALAAGHPLDLRMQHGYDHSYYFIASFIEDHLRHHARALLPSA; this is encoded by the coding sequence ATGACGCTCGAAAACCTTTCCTGCCAGAAAAGCGCCGGCGGCTGGACCAAGCGCTACCGGCACCGCTCGACGACGCTTGGCTGCAACATGACGTTCTCGATCTATCTGCCGCCGCAGATAGAAAGCGGTGAGAAGCTGCCGGTGCTCTACTGGCTGTCCGGCCTGAGCTGCACCGACGAGACTTTCATGCAGAAAGCCGGCGCCCAGCGGATTGCCGCCGAACTCGGCATGGTTATCGTCGCCCCCGACACCAGCCCGCGCGGCGATGACGTGCCGGGCGATCCGGATGGCGGCTGGGATTTCGGCCACGGTGCCGGCTTTTACCTTAACGCAACACAAGCGCCGTGGGCGCAGCATTACCGAATGCACGACTACGTGGTGCACGAACTGCCGGCGCTGATCGAAGCCAGCTTTCCGGTGTCGGACAAACGCGGCATCAGCGGCCATTCGATGGGCGGCCATGGGGCGCTGGTCTGCGCCCTGCGCAACCCGGGCCGCTACCAGTCGCTTTCGGCCTTCGCGCCAATCTGCAACCCGATGATCGTGCCCTGGGGCGAAAAAGCTTTCTCGCGTTACCTCGGCGAAGACCGCTCGCAATGGCGCGAATGGGATGCCAGCCAGCTCATTGCCACGGCGGCCGAAAAACTGCCGATCCTGATCGATCAGGGCGACCGCGACCAGTTCCTGAGCGTCCAGCTCAAACCGGAGGTCTTGCAGGTCGCCGCGCTGGCTGCCGGACACCCGCTCGACTTGCGCATGCAGCACGGCTACGACCACAGCTATTATTTCATCGCCAGTTTCATCGAAGACCACCTGCGCCATCACGCCCGGGCACTCCTGCCGTCAGCCTGA
- a CDS encoding S-(hydroxymethyl)glutathione dehydrogenase/class III alcohol dehydrogenase, protein MSIKSRAAVAFAAGQPLQIVEVDVEAPKAGEVLVRIVASGVCHTDAFTLSGDDPEGIFPSILGHEGGGIIEAIGEGVTSLAVGDHVIPLYTAECGKCKFCLSGKTNLCQAVRATQGKGLMPDGTTRFSYKGQPIYHYMGCSTFSEYTVLPEISLAKIPKSAPLEKVCLLGCGVTTGIGAVLNTAKVEEGATVAVFGLGGIGLAAIIGAKMAKASRIIAIDINPAKFEIARKLGATDCVNPKHFDVPIQELIVEMTDGGVDYSFECVGNVSLMRAALECCHKGWGESTIIGVAGAGQEISTRPFQLVTGRVWRGSAFGGVKGRTELPGYVEKARTGEIPLDTFITHTMPLEEINTAFDLMHEGKSIRTVIHF, encoded by the coding sequence ATGTCGATCAAGTCCCGCGCCGCCGTCGCCTTTGCTGCTGGCCAGCCCCTGCAAATCGTCGAAGTCGATGTCGAGGCGCCCAAGGCTGGCGAAGTCCTGGTCCGCATCGTCGCCTCCGGCGTCTGCCATACCGATGCCTTCACGCTGTCCGGCGACGATCCGGAAGGCATTTTCCCGTCCATCCTCGGCCATGAGGGCGGTGGCATTATCGAAGCCATCGGCGAAGGCGTCACCTCGCTGGCTGTCGGCGACCACGTCATTCCGCTGTACACGGCCGAATGCGGCAAATGCAAGTTCTGCCTGTCAGGCAAGACCAACCTCTGCCAGGCCGTGCGCGCCACCCAGGGCAAGGGCCTGATGCCGGACGGCACGACCCGCTTTTCCTACAAGGGCCAGCCGATCTACCACTACATGGGCTGCTCGACTTTCTCCGAATACACCGTGCTGCCGGAAATCTCGCTGGCCAAGATCCCGAAGAGCGCACCGCTCGAAAAGGTCTGCCTGCTCGGCTGCGGTGTCACCACCGGCATCGGCGCCGTGCTCAATACCGCCAAGGTGGAAGAAGGCGCCACCGTCGCCGTGTTCGGGCTGGGCGGCATCGGCCTGGCGGCGATCATCGGCGCCAAGATGGCCAAGGCTTCGCGCATCATCGCCATCGACATCAACCCCGCCAAGTTTGAAATCGCCCGCAAACTGGGTGCCACCGACTGCGTCAATCCGAAACATTTCGACGTCCCGATTCAGGAACTCATCGTCGAAATGACCGACGGTGGCGTCGATTACTCCTTCGAGTGCGTCGGCAACGTGAGCCTGATGCGCGCTGCGCTCGAGTGCTGCCACAAGGGTTGGGGCGAATCGACCATCATCGGCGTCGCCGGGGCCGGCCAGGAAATCTCCACCCGCCCCTTCCAGCTCGTCACCGGCCGGGTCTGGCGTGGTTCGGCCTTCGGCGGCGTCAAGGGCCGCACGGAACTGCCGGGCTATGTCGAGAAGGCGCGCACCGGCGAAATCCCGCTCGACACCTTCATCACGCATACCATGCCGCTCGAAGAGATCAACACCGCCTTCGACCTGATGCACGAAGGCAAGAGCATCCGCACGGTCATTCATTTCTAA